gggttgtggtatcttaaatcgttttttaaattgtgagttagtccacacgtggtatatattagacaaaaaggtatgtaagtctacaaataattacgaatcgatatggacttttgcacggtacgtagggagccagaattgaaatatgggggtcgcttatatgggggctatatacaattatgaacttgatatggaccaatttttgtgtgattggggatcgatttatctgagggctatatataactataaaccgatatggacctagttaggcatggttgttaacggccatatactagcacaatgtaccaaatttaaactgactcgtaggaaatttactcctccaagaggctccaaaaccacatctcgggatcggtttatatgggggctatatatgattatggactgatatggaccacttttagcatggttgttaaatatcatatactaccaccacgtaccaaatttcaaacagatcggatgaattttgcttctccacatggcaccggaggtcaaatctggggatcggtttatatgggggctatatataattatgggctgatatgaaccaattcatgaatagttgttggataccatatactaacatcacgtaccaaatttcaaccgaatccgatgaatttagctcttccaagggctccggaggtcaaatctggggatcggtttatatggggcctatacataattatggaccgatttcgaccaatttttgcgtgagtgtttgaggccatatattaacaccacgtaccaaatatcaactgaatcagatgaattttggtcttccaagaggctccggaggtcaaatctggcgatcggtttatatggagctatatataattatgcaacgatgtggaccaatttttgcatggtcattagagaccatatactaacaccatgtaccaaatttcagccggatcggatgaaatttgcttctcttagaggctccgaaagccaaatcgggggatcggtttatatgggggctatatataattatggaccgatgtggaccaatttttgcatggttgttagagtctatatactaacaccatgtaccaaatttcagccggatcggatgaaatttgcttctcttagagggtctgcaagccaaatttgggggtccgtttatatgggggctatacgtaaaagtggaccgatatggcccatttgcaataccatccgacctacatcaataacaactacttgtgccaagtttcaagtcgatagcttatttcgttcggaagttagcgtgatttcaacagacggacggacggacggacggacatgctcagatcgactcagaatttcaccacgacccagaatatatatactttatggggtcttagagcaatatttcgatgtgttacaaacggaatgacaaagttatggtggagggtataaaaatagacaaaTGTCATTCCTATtataacatataatttttttttttccaaaaaagaaACTTACGAATTTGAACATTTTGAGTGATGATTGATCTTTCTAGTTCTTGACAGCAATAGAATTTGAAATCTGTATGGAGATATCATGCTTGAACACTATTTATACTAGCTTTATGGCTTTACACATGGATTATAGTAAATTGTTACTCGTAATGAAATTCAGTTCATGTATGGTACATACTTGCTGGCCACATAAATGTGTGGGAGAGTATTCGTTTTAGCCCTCTTCAAGCCTAGTTAATATGCCATGAACATATCGATATACCATGATAAACTGATATACCGAAATAATGACTAACTGTTTTATTATTGGCTAGGTCAGTGAGTTGTATTTTGAATAGCTGTATTCAAGAACACTAGTCATGTCGTTTTAAACATTGTCTAGAAGTAtaaatttcgatgtttcatcgtTTAAGAGTATCAATTCCAAATTGAATCCATATTCAGAAACacaaccaatttcctcaaaatgttcAAATCCGTAAGTTAATCTCAGTAAACTTTTTAAGGATTCCTAactcaaataataattttatgtatAGGTCATTGTAATCTTTGCCATCATTGCCTCTGCCGCTGCCAAACCAGGATTCTTGGGAGCTCCATTGGCATACACAGCCCCAGCTGCTGTAGTTGCTGCTCCAGCTCCCTTTGTGACAGCCACCAGTAGTCAAGTGATTGCTCGTAACTACAATGGTATTGCCACAACTCCAGTTGTTGCCCCCGTTGCCACTCCAGTTGTAGCCAAGACTATTGCTGCTCCTGTGGCAGCTGCCTATACCGCACCCATTGCTGCACTTGTTGTTGCGAAATACGCGGCTGGTCCCTTCGCTTACAGCGCCCCATTGGCATATTCTGCACCTTTGACCTATGCTGCAGCCGCTCATGCTCCCgtttttttgtaaacaaaacaaaacataagATTAAATAAACGGACTCGAACTtttctgaaaaataaaaataatttattggaaaaaaaacttggtggttatttttacttttcatttttataaatttgaagtACTGATGCCTGAGGATTTCGCCTTGTATTAACGACATTCTGAACCAAAGACACAAGGAATTAAGCTAAGGGCACATTTATGTACCAATTCGCTTAAAACTCTTATTATTGGTCTAACGAACAAGAGGATGTTATGAATGCGAACATTTTATAACATCctacacaaaaatatatttttgaagtcAATCAGGAAATTACAAAATCTAATTAATTAcgctagtttacaaaaaaaaaaaacaagtaaatacggccgtaagttcggccaggccgaatcttatgtaccctccaccatggattgcttagaaacttgtactaaagactgtcaaccacaatc
This is a stretch of genomic DNA from Haematobia irritans isolate KBUSLIRL chromosome 4, ASM5000362v1, whole genome shotgun sequence. It encodes these proteins:
- the LOC142234849 gene encoding uncharacterized protein LOC142234849; translation: MFKSVIVIFAIIASAAAKPGFLGAPLAYTAPAAVVAAPAPFVTATSSQVIARNYNGIATTPVVAPVATPVVAKTIAAPVAAAYTAPIAALVVAKYAAGPFAYSAPLAYSAPLTYAAAAHAPVFL